A genomic window from Tolypothrix sp. PCC 7910 includes:
- a CDS encoding DUF4870 domain-containing protein, translating into MREKPNQQIRIWAMFCHLSALFAWMLLFFLVFLGIPLYLPLNILFPLVIWRFNKFKSSWIDFQGKEALNFQISLTMYILIVIILSLLMMLTMFGIALINNSNGKEIQTGLNILLSLWLGLTGLMILLQLFLVNFAAMKAYKGKHYRYPVTIRFLR; encoded by the coding sequence ATGAGAGAAAAACCAAATCAACAAATACGTATCTGGGCAATGTTTTGTCATCTCTCGGCTTTATTCGCTTGGATGCTATTATTTTTTTTGGTATTTCTCGGAATTCCTTTGTATTTACCTTTAAATATTTTATTTCCTCTAGTAATTTGGCGATTCAATAAATTTAAATCTTCTTGGATTGATTTTCAGGGTAAAGAAGCTTTAAATTTTCAAATTTCGCTTACAATGTATATTCTGATTGTAATTATCTTATCCTTATTGATGATGTTAACAATGTTTGGTATAGCATTAATTAATAATAGTAACGGAAAAGAAATTCAAACAGGTTTAAATATTTTATTATCGTTATGGCTGGGATTAACTGGATTAATGATATTATTACAATTATTCTTAGTTAATTTTGCTGCAATGAAAGCTTATAAAGGTAAGCATTATCGCTATCCTGTAACAATTCGATTTTTACGTTAA
- a CDS encoding DUF1822 family protein has product MTTFTFANSTDLFLEIPAKNPNLADLRSSYFSNPTSRYQGYINELCLSAVLPWIQEEFTSQAKVWPTTTVLPSFWELVNGTAVVVDVTRFILVPSENIDDSELRVPQEWVDLTTWAGDYYLAVQVEPDEGYVRVWGYCTHEQLKNRGNYDAGDRTYAVDATEIIHDISVLALTQELCHQAITRAAISPLPTLAQPQAQNLITRLGKPEVVTPRLAVPFPLWGGLIEHGGWRQSLYQQRLGIPEQWSVLQWLQSGVSQAAETIGWGRLNLQLSFGGRGAERGQADSILSRQLAIAGQTYELLVIPQGERDQVIWRFELRNATVGAAIPGGFKLRLLTEDLQPFPNNEDIARTAVEQLFVEVALESGEGIVWEIEPLPENYDREILKF; this is encoded by the coding sequence ATGACAACATTTACCTTTGCCAATTCCACTGATTTATTTCTAGAAATTCCGGCTAAAAATCCAAATTTGGCGGATCTTCGGAGTTCATATTTTTCTAACCCCACTTCGCGCTATCAAGGTTATATTAATGAACTTTGCCTGAGTGCAGTCTTGCCTTGGATACAAGAGGAATTTACATCACAGGCAAAGGTCTGGCCAACTACCACTGTTTTACCCAGTTTTTGGGAACTGGTAAATGGAACCGCTGTAGTAGTAGACGTAACGAGGTTTATTCTGGTTCCTAGTGAAAATATTGATGACAGCGAATTACGCGTTCCTCAAGAATGGGTGGATTTAACTACTTGGGCTGGTGATTACTATTTGGCTGTACAAGTAGAACCAGATGAAGGCTACGTTAGGGTTTGGGGTTACTGTACCCACGAACAACTGAAAAATCGGGGTAATTATGATGCAGGCGATCGCACTTATGCTGTAGATGCGACTGAAATTATCCATGATATTAGCGTGTTAGCGCTTACCCAAGAACTTTGCCACCAAGCAATTACACGCGCTGCTATTTCACCCTTGCCCACCCTAGCACAACCACAAGCCCAAAACCTGATTACTCGCCTGGGAAAGCCGGAAGTCGTGACACCCCGTTTAGCTGTCCCGTTTCCACTCTGGGGTGGGTTAATTGAACATGGCGGTTGGCGACAAAGCTTATATCAACAACGTTTAGGAATCCCAGAACAATGGTCAGTATTGCAATGGTTGCAAAGTGGCGTTTCCCAAGCTGCGGAAACTATCGGTTGGGGAAGATTGAATTTGCAATTGAGTTTTGGTGGTAGAGGTGCGGAAAGAGGACAAGCAGATTCTATCTTGTCTCGGCAGTTAGCGATCGCAGGTCAAACTTATGAACTTTTAGTTATACCCCAAGGCGAAAGAGATCAAGTTATTTGGCGGTTTGAATTGCGTAACGCCACAGTAGGTGCAGCTATCCCCGGCGGTTTTAAATTGCGACTACTCACTGAAGATTTACAACCTTTCCCTAACAACGAAGATATTGCCAGAACTGCTGTAGAACAACTCTTTGTAGAAGTTGCTCTAGAATCCGGCGAAGGTATAGTCTGGGAAATAGAACCTCTCCCGGAAAACTATGACCGAGAAATACTCAAATTTTAA
- a CDS encoding sigma-70 family RNA polymerase sigma factor, translated as MHPRQSIIEIFSTFVQFDGDRFGHWATESRLRSSMQGCVKRTPQETSESFWALYWYKFWQLPESQSLAKQHLAAYLQETCYWVSQKTVNGFASTQFQLSDCFQVAIAQIDRVLKGFNHSQGFTLKNYAGPLFASAIRETLRQRHEVDICTDWGLLRKISQKRLQEALQSAGLSADDIRAYILAWNGFKTFYVPTTAGTSRKLSRPDEQIWQAIATAYTSQSNQKISIPTLEKWLLTAAKAARKYLYPTPESLNVTQGGDNSFELLDNLPGNQQPSLIEEIISQEEEQTRTSQQSEIHQILVHAIAQLEPEAQQIVQLYYAQGLNQDKIAKQLEIKQYTVSRRLTKARENLLKSLANWSQDTLHISITPDLLKSMSTLMEEWLQSYYGV; from the coding sequence ATGCACCCTCGGCAAAGCATCATTGAAATCTTTTCAACTTTTGTGCAATTCGATGGCGATCGCTTCGGTCATTGGGCGACAGAATCAAGATTGCGTAGTAGTATGCAAGGTTGCGTCAAACGCACACCCCAAGAAACTTCAGAATCTTTTTGGGCGCTTTATTGGTATAAGTTTTGGCAGCTTCCTGAATCTCAGTCGTTGGCGAAGCAACATCTGGCTGCTTACTTGCAAGAAACCTGCTATTGGGTATCTCAAAAAACCGTGAATGGTTTCGCCAGTACTCAATTCCAATTATCAGACTGTTTTCAAGTTGCGATCGCCCAAATTGATCGCGTCCTCAAAGGTTTTAACCACAGCCAAGGTTTTACCTTAAAAAACTATGCTGGGCCTTTGTTTGCAAGTGCAATCCGCGAAACTTTACGCCAACGCCACGAAGTTGATATCTGTACCGATTGGGGATTGTTACGCAAAATCTCCCAAAAGCGGTTACAAGAAGCCTTGCAAAGTGCTGGCTTATCTGCAGACGATATTCGTGCTTATATCCTGGCGTGGAATGGTTTTAAAACCTTTTATGTCCCCACTACCGCCGGAACTTCCCGCAAGCTGTCTCGACCAGACGAGCAAATATGGCAGGCGATCGCCACAGCTTATACTTCTCAAAGTAACCAGAAAATAAGTATCCCAACTCTCGAGAAATGGTTGCTAACAGCAGCCAAAGCTGCACGTAAATACCTTTATCCCACCCCCGAATCTCTAAATGTTACCCAAGGCGGAGATAATTCCTTTGAGTTATTAGATAACCTCCCAGGAAATCAACAACCCTCCTTAATTGAAGAAATTATTAGCCAAGAAGAAGAACAAACCAGAACTTCTCAACAAAGCGAAATTCATCAGATTTTAGTTCATGCGATCGCTCAATTAGAACCAGAAGCGCAACAGATTGTGCAACTATATTATGCTCAAGGACTCAATCAAGATAAAATCGCCAAGCAGCTAGAAATAAAGCAATATACAGTATCACGGCGATTGACAAAGGCTAGAGAAAATTTGCTGAAATCTTTAGCAAATTGGAGTCAAGATACCTTGCATATTTCCATTACACCCGACCTACTCAAAAGCATGAGTACATTAATGGAGGAATGGTTGCAAAGTTATTACGGTGTTTAG
- a CDS encoding slipin family protein — MWKTFYIKPNEIGILYHRSDFKRILQPGTHTYFGWHWQVKTYDLNQPEANINNLELLLRNHSSQLQEYLLVVRTAFNQIALVRVGQTWVSVLPNQLRAFWRGFIEVESHIFNLDESLELPAEFVQQVRLTTINGLKKFIISEYEIGLLYEQNNFVRPLEPGDYAFWTVNRDVSVRSLSRIVPNPGFPLEDVLIENHPEFVAAYCETVQLHTQQVAIVRYQGKVIAILAPCDRKLFWQGVAVEVIDISTDAKLPSCLVAELVAGLPEALSLSRNSLHICEVPTQHVGLLYIDQEFQTQLQPGKHAWWVFGRSWQTQVFDLRQQTLEVSGQDILSKDKVPLRLNLTAGFRILDPLRAKNALVDITGYLYKELQFALRGAVGEKTLDALLEDKGAIDRSISEYIRQKTADYGIEVDSVGVKDIILPGEIKTILSKVVEAEKAAQANVVRRREETAATRSMLNTAKVMEDNPVALRLKELEVLERIAEKIEKIQVNGSLDSILTELIRINRE, encoded by the coding sequence ATGTGGAAGACTTTCTATATCAAACCTAACGAAATTGGAATTTTATATCATCGCAGTGATTTTAAAAGAATCTTACAGCCTGGTACCCATACTTACTTTGGTTGGCATTGGCAAGTAAAAACCTATGACCTTAACCAACCAGAAGCTAATATTAATAACTTGGAATTGTTACTGAGAAATCACAGTTCACAATTACAAGAATATTTATTAGTAGTAAGAACTGCATTTAATCAAATTGCTTTAGTACGTGTGGGGCAAACTTGGGTGAGTGTTCTACCCAATCAACTGCGGGCTTTTTGGCGTGGTTTTATTGAAGTAGAATCTCATATATTCAACTTGGATGAAAGTTTAGAATTACCTGCTGAATTTGTACAGCAAGTACGTCTAACTACGATAAATGGGCTAAAAAAGTTCATAATTTCTGAGTACGAAATTGGTTTGCTGTATGAGCAAAATAACTTTGTGCGGCCCCTAGAACCGGGAGATTATGCTTTTTGGACTGTGAATCGAGATGTGTCAGTTCGCTCTTTGAGTCGAATTGTTCCTAATCCTGGCTTTCCTTTAGAAGATGTACTAATTGAAAATCATCCGGAATTTGTAGCGGCTTACTGTGAGACAGTACAATTACATACTCAGCAAGTAGCAATTGTACGCTATCAAGGAAAAGTAATTGCTATTTTAGCACCATGCGATCGCAAACTTTTCTGGCAAGGTGTTGCAGTCGAAGTGATTGACATCAGCACCGATGCGAAGTTGCCATCTTGCTTAGTTGCAGAGTTAGTAGCAGGTTTACCAGAGGCTTTATCTTTGAGCCGCAATAGTTTGCATATTTGCGAAGTACCAACACAGCACGTAGGCTTACTGTACATTGATCAAGAATTTCAAACTCAACTCCAGCCTGGAAAACACGCATGGTGGGTGTTTGGGCGTTCTTGGCAAACGCAAGTCTTTGATTTGCGTCAGCAAACTCTCGAAGTATCTGGCCAAGATATCCTTTCTAAGGATAAAGTGCCTTTGCGTTTAAACTTAACTGCTGGTTTTCGCATTCTCGATCCCCTGAGAGCCAAAAATGCTTTAGTAGATATTACTGGCTACTTATACAAAGAGCTACAGTTTGCTTTGCGTGGCGCAGTTGGGGAAAAAACTCTGGATGCGTTGCTAGAGGATAAAGGTGCAATTGATAGAAGTATCTCTGAATATATTCGCCAGAAAACCGCAGACTATGGAATTGAAGTAGATTCCGTAGGGGTGAAAGATATTATTCTCCCTGGTGAAATCAAGACGATTTTGAGCAAGGTAGTAGAAGCAGAAAAAGCTGCTCAAGCTAACGTAGTTCGTCGTCGTGAAGAAACTGCTGCTACTCGCAGTATGTTGAATACTGCCAAGGTAATGGAGGATAACCCCGTAGCTTTGCGGTTGAAGGAATTGGAAGTACTAGAAAGAATTGCTGAGAAAATTGAAAAAATTCAAGTTAATGGCAGCTTGGATAGTATTTTAACCGAGTTAATTCGGATTAATCGGGAGTAG
- a CDS encoding flavin reductase family protein, whose amino-acid sequence MIIDPSQIDPRNSYQLLIGSIVPRPIAWVSTIASDGTLNLAPFSFFMGVAANPPTLAISCGSRRGTKKDTLVNVEQSGELVVNIVAEELGDRMNLTSGEFPPDVDEFQIAGLTPAPCKRVRAPRVAESPINIECVLKQVVYVGNEGSESGLIIAEAVMWHVRDDLLTPENTIDVSKLHAIGRLSGNWYTSTHDLYQITRPDNQPPKT is encoded by the coding sequence ATGATTATTGATCCTTCACAAATTGATCCTAGAAATAGCTACCAATTACTGATTGGCTCGATTGTTCCCCGTCCGATCGCTTGGGTGTCTACAATTGCTAGCGATGGTACGTTAAATCTTGCGCCTTTCAGTTTCTTTATGGGTGTGGCTGCAAACCCACCTACTCTAGCTATCTCTTGCGGTTCTCGTCGTGGGACAAAAAAAGACACACTGGTGAATGTAGAGCAGTCAGGAGAATTAGTAGTCAACATCGTTGCAGAAGAATTAGGCGATCGCATGAACCTCACTAGTGGTGAGTTTCCGCCTGATGTTGATGAATTTCAAATTGCAGGGCTAACCCCTGCACCTTGCAAACGCGTGCGTGCGCCGCGAGTTGCTGAGTCACCAATTAATATTGAGTGTGTACTCAAACAAGTAGTTTATGTTGGCAATGAAGGTAGTGAATCGGGATTAATTATCGCTGAAGCAGTGATGTGGCACGTCCGCGACGATTTACTTACACCTGAAAACACCATTGATGTTAGCAAACTACATGCGATCGGTCGCCTGTCGGGGAATTGGTATACAAGTACTCACGATTTATATCAAATTACTCGTCCTGATAACCAGCCGCCTAAAACTTGA
- a CDS encoding MBL fold metallo-hydrolase, with protein MMDNPTQLVLPTDSNKADIETGEILFIGTATVLLRYAGFTILTDPNFLHKGEHVHLHYGIRSARKTNPAIEMTELPPLDLIVLSHMHEDHFDRVVEQKLDKNLPIITTPHAANKLKQKGFKATQALDTWESITVTKGNNSLRISAMPGRHGPGVINALLPPVMGSMLEFQNSTKETLYRLYITGDTLLYEELKEIPQKYPDIDLALLHLGGTKIFGILLTMDAIQGVQAIKIIAPHTAIPIHYNDYTVFKSPLEDFMQAVAAAGLETQVRYLNHGETYKFAMK; from the coding sequence ATGATGGACAACCCTACTCAACTTGTCTTGCCTACAGACAGCAACAAAGCAGATATTGAAACGGGTGAAATCTTATTTATTGGCACTGCAACTGTGCTTTTGCGCTATGCAGGATTCACAATACTTACCGACCCGAACTTTCTCCATAAAGGAGAACACGTGCATCTGCATTATGGCATCCGCTCGGCTCGAAAAACTAATCCAGCAATAGAAATGACGGAGTTACCACCCCTGGATTTAATTGTGCTGTCGCATATGCATGAGGATCATTTTGACCGCGTTGTTGAGCAAAAACTCGACAAAAACTTACCAATTATCACAACCCCGCATGCAGCAAATAAGCTGAAACAAAAAGGATTTAAAGCAACGCAAGCACTTGATACTTGGGAAAGTATAACTGTTACCAAGGGCAATAATTCACTGCGAATTAGCGCTATGCCAGGAAGACATGGCCCTGGTGTGATCAATGCTCTACTTCCGCCTGTAATGGGCAGTATGTTGGAGTTTCAAAATTCTACCAAAGAAACTCTATATCGCCTCTACATTACTGGCGATACACTCTTATATGAAGAGTTAAAAGAAATTCCCCAAAAGTATCCTGACATTGACCTTGCATTACTGCACTTAGGAGGAACAAAAATATTTGGTATTCTCCTAACTATGGATGCAATACAGGGAGTACAAGCAATTAAAATTATTGCTCCCCATACTGCTATACCAATTCACTATAACGATTACACAGTTTTCAAATCACCGCTTGAAGACTTTATGCAGGCGGTTGCAGCAGCAGGGTTAGAAACTCAGGTGAGATACTTAAATCATGGTGAAACTTACAAATTTGCTATGAAATAA
- a CDS encoding TrbI/VirB10 family protein yields the protein MTKMLISSESPPQDLVLLKSDDSPLEVHSDEWELRIAHLVGFEEESASVDIEAVSEAAESQPSLPEPSEVKTEQSLSSNPFAKLGVVSTATLAIVLVAGTFLSQLMGSNQKPKKNIIVSPEMQPTTTKDSISEDLAAEVETLKTKLALTEQADAIKLAQQKLRSGKLISTTQLANQRNSQPDTFPDRRTVLPIIPTPPLPPSAVNAPRVVTVERIVRPPYPQQTPFPLPSLLPQPIATNPTPQPIINVTPSPTPNPLQEWAKLAKLGSYGQVAVNSTPNVNTTTAINQGNEQVPPQTNNPQSEQTPRQQTSVVSQVAPQSPKSIAIGSSAKAVLATAVFGETSKSSNSDNKNVFVVRLKEPLKAVDGAIAIPANTELLAEIGSLSEQGLLQLKVVKIIAKENGNLTERSLPENAMMVRASQGRPLIANQFPNRGSSILGMDIGLFVLGGLGKAAELTNRTESQVVTTNAGGTIISNTNPQRNIWAGVLEGGMNTVVPQITQRNQQAIAQMSQRSNVWFLPAGTAVEIYVNQLMQL from the coding sequence ATAACAAAAATGCTAATTTCTTCAGAAAGCCCTCCACAAGATTTAGTGCTACTCAAATCTGATGATTCTCCGTTAGAGGTACACTCTGATGAATGGGAATTAAGAATAGCACATTTAGTTGGTTTTGAAGAGGAATCTGCATCTGTTGATATAGAAGCAGTATCAGAAGCCGCTGAATCGCAACCATCATTACCTGAACCATCAGAAGTTAAAACTGAGCAGTCACTGTCATCCAATCCCTTTGCCAAGTTAGGTGTGGTCAGTACTGCGACTTTAGCTATAGTGTTAGTTGCTGGCACGTTTTTATCGCAGTTGATGGGTAGTAATCAAAAGCCCAAAAAGAATATTATTGTTTCTCCAGAAATGCAGCCGACAACCACAAAAGATTCCATTTCTGAAGATTTAGCAGCAGAAGTAGAGACTCTTAAAACTAAATTAGCCCTCACAGAACAAGCAGACGCTATCAAATTAGCACAACAAAAGTTAAGAAGCGGAAAACTAATCTCAACTACTCAGTTAGCCAATCAACGTAATTCGCAACCAGATACTTTTCCAGATAGACGAACTGTGTTACCTATAATCCCAACACCCCCATTACCACCATCAGCAGTTAATGCACCGCGTGTAGTCACTGTTGAGCGCATTGTCAGACCCCCTTATCCTCAACAAACGCCTTTTCCTCTACCTTCGCTGTTACCACAGCCAATAGCTACTAACCCCACTCCTCAACCAATAATCAATGTAACTCCATCACCCACACCGAATCCGCTCCAAGAATGGGCAAAGTTAGCAAAGTTAGGTAGCTATGGACAGGTTGCTGTTAATAGTACGCCTAATGTGAATACAACAACTGCGATCAACCAAGGAAATGAGCAGGTACCGCCACAGACTAATAATCCTCAGTCTGAACAAACACCTAGACAGCAAACTTCTGTGGTTAGCCAAGTAGCGCCGCAGAGTCCAAAATCTATAGCAATTGGTAGTAGTGCTAAAGCTGTTTTGGCGACAGCGGTATTTGGAGAAACCAGTAAGTCTTCCAATAGCGATAACAAAAATGTATTTGTAGTGCGTTTGAAAGAGCCATTAAAAGCAGTGGATGGTGCGATCGCTATTCCTGCAAATACCGAATTGTTGGCTGAAATTGGTTCTCTGTCCGAACAAGGCTTACTCCAATTGAAAGTAGTAAAAATTATTGCAAAAGAAAATGGTAATCTTACGGAAAGAAGCTTACCAGAAAATGCGATGATGGTTCGTGCGTCCCAAGGTAGACCTCTAATCGCCAACCAATTCCCTAATAGGGGTTCATCTATCTTAGGTATGGATATAGGGCTATTTGTCTTAGGTGGACTTGGCAAAGCAGCAGAGTTAACTAACCGTACTGAATCTCAAGTTGTGACTACAAATGCTGGTGGCACTATCATTAGTAATACCAACCCACAACGTAATATTTGGGCGGGAGTTTTAGAAGGTGGGATGAACACTGTGGTTCCCCAAATTACCCAACGCAATCAACAAGCGATCGCCCAAATGAGCCAAAGATCTAATGTTTGGTTTTTACCTGCGGGTACAGCAGTTGAAATCTATGTTAATCAATTAATGCAATTGTAA
- a CDS encoding WcaF family extracellular polysaccharide biosynthesis acetyltransferase codes for MRLDQYTVGTYTPGAPYWKQLLWYFIGSPLVESYWLPISTLKVWILRRFGAIIGQKVRIKPGVKVKFPWRLTIGDFAWIGENTWIDNLAPVIIESHVCLSQGVYLCTGNHDWNHPDFKLMPAPIYIQESSWIAAKSVIGPGVTVGKGAVLTLGGVTGSSLDPMIIYAGNPAQPIKKRFNY; via the coding sequence ATGCGTCTAGATCAATATACCGTCGGTACTTATACCCCTGGTGCACCATATTGGAAACAACTTCTCTGGTATTTTATCGGGTCGCCTTTGGTTGAAAGTTATTGGCTTCCCATATCAACCCTAAAAGTCTGGATACTGCGAAGATTTGGTGCTATTATTGGTCAAAAAGTTCGCATTAAACCAGGAGTAAAAGTAAAGTTTCCTTGGCGATTAACCATTGGTGATTTTGCTTGGATTGGAGAAAATACCTGGATTGATAACTTAGCACCTGTGATTATTGAAAGTCATGTTTGTTTATCTCAAGGAGTCTATCTCTGCACTGGCAATCATGACTGGAATCACCCTGATTTCAAACTGATGCCTGCTCCTATTTACATTCAAGAGAGTAGTTGGATTGCAGCTAAGTCAGTAATTGGCCCAGGGGTTACAGTTGGTAAAGGTGCTGTTTTGACCTTGGGTGGTGTAACTGGGTCTTCTTTAGATCCCATGATTATTTATGCTGGTAACCCTGCTCAACCTATCAAGAAAAGATTTAATTATTAA
- a CDS encoding glycosyltransferase family 2 protein — MLLKDITPLILTYNEASNIDRTLQKLTWATRIVVIDSYSTDETLEILSAYPQVEVFQRKFDSFAAQCNYGIDKITSKWVLSLDADYVCTDKFINEISTLVEEPNVNSYSVRFKYCVHGKPLRGTLLPPRKVLYRTDKANYQDDGHAHRVMVKGNSQMLSSYIYHDDRKSLSRWLWAQDRYMVIEAKKLHETPISELSWSDRIRQQKVLAPFIILIYCLIVKGCILDGWNGWYYSFQRLLAEILLSIHLIEYQKRKGKLVLKNLVDSSAKV; from the coding sequence ATGTTGTTAAAAGACATTACTCCTCTCATACTCACATATAATGAAGCATCTAACATCGATCGCACCCTTCAAAAATTAACTTGGGCAACTAGAATAGTTGTAATTGATAGTTACAGCACAGATGAAACCTTAGAGATTTTGTCTGCTTATCCTCAAGTGGAGGTTTTCCAAAGAAAGTTTGATTCCTTCGCTGCTCAGTGTAACTATGGGATAGACAAAATTACATCTAAGTGGGTACTTTCATTAGATGCTGACTATGTTTGTACTGACAAGTTCATTAATGAAATTAGTACACTTGTGGAAGAGCCAAATGTAAACAGCTATAGTGTTAGATTCAAATACTGTGTACACGGTAAACCTCTACGCGGTACTTTACTTCCACCTCGAAAAGTACTCTACAGAACAGACAAAGCAAATTACCAAGATGATGGCCACGCCCATCGAGTTATGGTAAAGGGAAATTCACAGATGCTTTCTAGCTACATTTATCATGACGATCGCAAATCTCTCAGCCGCTGGTTGTGGGCGCAAGATCGTTATATGGTAATTGAAGCAAAAAAATTACATGAAACTCCCATCAGTGAATTGAGTTGGAGCGATCGCATCCGTCAACAAAAAGTACTTGCTCCATTTATTATCTTAATCTATTGCCTCATTGTTAAAGGTTGTATCCTTGACGGTTGGAATGGCTGGTATTATTCTTTTCAGCGTCTGCTAGCAGAGATTTTATTGTCAATTCACCTGATTGAATATCAAAAGCGCAAAGGAAAACTTGTGCTCAAAAACCTTGTAGACTCAAGTGCAAAAGTCTAG